The following nucleotide sequence is from Nesterenkonia xinjiangensis.
ACCATCGCCGACGTCGCTCTCGTGTGGGCTCGGGACGTCGACGACGATGCCATCAAGTGCTTCCTCGTGGAGACCAACACCCCCGGATATCACGCCGAGATCATCCGTCACAAGATGGGGCTGCGGGGCATCCCCAACGCCGATGTCGTCCTCGAGGACCTCCGGGTCCCTGCCGAGGCTCTGCTGCCCGGTGCGCGCAGCTTCGCCGACACCAACGTCCTGCTGCGCAGCTCCCGCGCCTGGGTGGGGTGGCAGGCTGTGGGGCTGCAGCATGCGGTGCTAGACGTCGTGCGTGATTATGTCGCCGGGCGCGACCAGTTCGGTCGGCCGCTGGCCTCCTTCCAGCTCATCCAGCAGGCCATCGCGGAGATCACCGGGAACCTGACGTCGTCCACCGCGCTCATGGTGCAGGTGACCGAGCTGCAGCAGGCCGGCCGGCTGGAGATGGTGCACGCCGCGACGGTGAAGTCGACCACCACACGGCTGGCCAGGGCCTCGGCGGCGATCGGCCGGGAGGCTCTCGGTGGGAACGGGCTGACCTCCGAGTATGAGGCGTCGAAGCTTATGGGCGATGCCGAGGCGATCTACACCTACGAGGGTTCCTACGGCATCAATTCGCTGATCGTCGGCCGGGCGATGACCGGAGTCTCAGCCTTCGTCTGAGCGGCGCCCCGCGACGAGCGTGCAGGCGGAGGGTCAGTCGGCCAGGGCCGCCTCCAGCGGCATGGCCTCCTCGCCGAGGGCCTCGGCGACCGGGGCGTGGGTGAGCCGACCGGCATGCACGTTCAGACCCGCGGCCAGATGCGGATCCGCGGCGAGTGCCGCCTTCCAGCCCTTGTCCGCGAGCTTGAAGATGTAGGGAAGGGTGGCGTTCGTCAGCGCGGCCGTGGCGGTGTGCGGCACAGCTCCGGGCATATTCGCCACGCAGTAGTAGATCTGCTCCCCGACGGTGAACGTCGGCTCCGCGTGGGTGGTCGGCTTGGAGCCCTCGAAGCATCCGCCCTGGTCGATCGCGATGTCGACCAGGACCGAGCCCGGCCGCATCGCGGCGGCCATCTCTCGGGTGACCAGCTTCGGAGCCGAGGCTCCGGGGATCAGCACCGAGCCGATCACCATGTCTGCCGCGGCGACCTCCTGGGCGATGGTCAGTGTGTTCGACGCCAGCGTCGTCAGCCCGCGGGCGGACATCGCCGAGAGCTCGCGCAGCCGCTCCAGGTTCAGATCGATGACGGTCACGTCGGCGCCCATGCCCATCGCGATGATTGCTGCCTGCTCGCCGGCCTTGCCCCCGCCGACGACGACGACCTTCGCCGCGCGTGCTCCCGGCACTCCGCCGATCAGCATCCCTGATCCGCCCTGGGAGTGCATCAGGTGGTAGGCGCCCACCTGCGGGGCCAGGCGCCCGGCGACCTCGCTCATCGGGGCCAGCAGCGGCAGCCCCTTCGGGCCGGTGACGGTCTCGTAGGCGATCGCGGTGACCCCGCGCTCCTTCAGCGCCGCCGCGCACTCGGGCTCGGCTGCCAGGTGCAGGTAGGTGAACAGGACCTGTCCCTCATGCATGCGGGGGAACTCCTCGGCCTGCGGCTCCTTGACCTTGAGCACCAGCTCGGCGCGGCTCCAGACGTCGGCGACCTCGGGCACCAGCTCCGCACCGGCGGTGCGGTAGTCCTCGTCCGAGAAGCCGGAGCCTTCGCCGGCGCCGGACTGGATGAGCACGGTGTGGCCGCGCTGGGTGAGATCCACGGCGCCTGCGGGGGTCAGGGCCACACGGAACTCGTTGTTCTTGACTTCGGTCGGGACTCCGATGATCATCTGGTCTCCTTGCTCCGCGCGCCTTGTGGGCCTGCGGTCACTGATGTGCTGGACGGCGGATCCTTCGGTGTGCCTCAGTCTGGCATGGCCGTATGACGCCGTCGTCACCGGCCCTGCACAGGTGCTCAGATCACCGCACGCCGGCCTGGACGTGGTGACCCAGGCCTCACAAGGTTATGGCCCCGCGTGAGCTCCTGCCAAGTGCGCGCCGCGGGGCCCGACGCCGTCGAGGAATCCCCGCCATGGCGCGGGTCCCGGCGCCTGTGCGTGCGGCGCGCGCTGGCTCGAGGGGTGTGGCAGGCTGGCCCCATGCTCGAAGGACTTCTTGCCGAAGGCGTGGCCACCGGTGCGGCCCTCATCCTGCTGCTGGTCGGCATGGCCGGTGTCGTGCTCCCGGTGCTGCCCGGCAGTCTGCTGATCATCCTGACCCTGCTGACCTGGGCCGTGCTGCTCGGCGGGACCGCGGCGTGGACCGCAGCAGTCGTCGGGATGATGCTGGCAACCTCCGGCTGGGTCGCCTCCACGGTGCTCACCGGACGGGTGCTGCACCGGGAAGAGATCCCACGGGGGCCGGTCCTCGTGGCGATCCTCGCCGCACTGGTCGGCATGGTGCTGCTCCCGCCGCTGGGGCTGTTCATCGGCTTCGGAGCCGGACTGTTCGGCGCAGAGTTCGTCCGGCGCGAGCGGGACTGGCAGGCGGCCGGACAGGCGAGCCTGAAGGCCCTGCGAGCGATGGGGCTGGGCATCCTTCTGGAATTCGGGCTTGCCGGGCTCGCCGTCTCCAGCTTCCTGATCGGCACGCTGGTCCACCTGCTGGCCTGAGCTTCTGGCGTCCCGCCCCAGGCGATGTCTTATCTCGTGATCACAGGCCCGTCAGGGCGCTCACCAGGGATGATGGCAGTGCAGGGATCCCGCTGGGCGGGCGCCCACGGGGTGTCGGACGGCACAGAAGTGGGCTATCTTGGCACTCTGTACGGAAGCTGAGAGTCGCCTGCACCCGGGGCCGCCCACCAGGAGCGCGTCGGGTGATCATGCTGAGAAATGTCGGACGGAGGGTGCTGTGGAGGCAGAGCGCGGGGGAGTCGGGAACCTCGACGACGCCGGCGAGCCTGAGCTGCATATCTCCTCGCCCGTGCTGATCCTCGCGGGTCCCTCGCCTGCGGTCTCCGAGCTCACCCAGCGGCTGCGGTCCCTGGACGTGAAGGTCCTCCACGCGCCGAACGGTGATACGGCGCGGCTGCTCATCACGGAGGACAAGCCGCAGCTGGTGGTGGTCGATGCGCGGGCCAGTCGCCGCGTTCCCGACTTGGAGAGCGTCGTGCGTGAGATGCGCCGCCACTTGGAGGACGCCGCCGCACTGGTCTGGTTCGACACCGACGTGGACTTCCCCGCGGTGGCCAAGCTGTGTGAGCCCGTGGACGACCACATGGCCGCCCGCATCGACGTCGAGGAGTC
It contains:
- a CDS encoding acyl-CoA dehydrogenase family protein, producing MTVAAAPQYPDGDLLEVRRRLPAEEEERLQEIEAYAQANLRAPSIDAWNEERFLTQALPAMADLGLAGLEVDGSSRLFKGLAHAAVAQADVSMSAVMGIHNELIVGLIHAFGSAAQRDTWLARLTRFETLGAFCLTEPDHGSDIAGGLATTARRDGDSWVLNGTKRWIGMATIADVALVWARDVDDDAIKCFLVETNTPGYHAEIIRHKMGLRGIPNADVVLEDLRVPAEALLPGARSFADTNVLLRSSRAWVGWQAVGLQHAVLDVVRDYVAGRDQFGRPLASFQLIQQAIAEITGNLTSSTALMVQVTELQQAGRLEMVHAATVKSTTTRLARASAAIGREALGGNGLTSEYEASKLMGDAEAIYTYEGSYGINSLIVGRAMTGVSAFV
- the ald gene encoding alanine dehydrogenase is translated as MIIGVPTEVKNNEFRVALTPAGAVDLTQRGHTVLIQSGAGEGSGFSDEDYRTAGAELVPEVADVWSRAELVLKVKEPQAEEFPRMHEGQVLFTYLHLAAEPECAAALKERGVTAIAYETVTGPKGLPLLAPMSEVAGRLAPQVGAYHLMHSQGGSGMLIGGVPGARAAKVVVVGGGKAGEQAAIIAMGMGADVTVIDLNLERLRELSAMSARGLTTLASNTLTIAQEVAAADMVIGSVLIPGASAPKLVTREMAAAMRPGSVLVDIAIDQGGCFEGSKPTTHAEPTFTVGEQIYYCVANMPGAVPHTATAALTNATLPYIFKLADKGWKAALAADPHLAAGLNVHAGRLTHAPVAEALGEEAMPLEAALAD
- a CDS encoding DUF456 domain-containing protein codes for the protein MLEGLLAEGVATGAALILLLVGMAGVVLPVLPGSLLIILTLLTWAVLLGGTAAWTAAVVGMMLATSGWVASTVLTGRVLHREEIPRGPVLVAILAALVGMVLLPPLGLFIGFGAGLFGAEFVRRERDWQAAGQASLKALRAMGLGILLEFGLAGLAVSSFLIGTLVHLLA